A single Bosea sp. PAMC 26642 DNA region contains:
- a CDS encoding exopolysaccharide transport family protein gives MFTTETAKAERSPDQERRAPAATRADDAPGQPAPLSRLTDPAWLISTLWRRKGLILLCAILGIGLAGLASLLITPKYVSTAQLFIDPRDLRVLQNEVSPNAVSGDPTSITGYLESQARVIASDSIKSLVVDSEKLDTDIEFGGQAPKTGLARLIADLLPSSGAPPHDGKLYALAALDKNVAVRRGERTFVIDIAVTSREATKAARIANALANSYLENQATVRADAAQRATSALTSRLEELRNRLRIAEEKAEKYKEANNIVGVGGKSIGEEQLALNNAQLVALRTRLTEAKAKYDQTLATRPSSIEAGAVPEAVASNTMTALRSQLGAALNKEADLLASLGSRHPSLAAAQAQVRDARRQIAEELSRIARAAKTEFDRAAEAERQITQRVDQLTRAHYAAGRASVELRELEREVESSRVVYDAFLRRARETGELAGIDTTNARIISAAMPPLEKSGITRRTVALMGGFAGGGTGAAIAIGLALLAATPARTPAEPETRTYTGGFRLWRRRKTPATVTEAAVSEIPAAAPASSPTPEAVIVPPVMPADPPMPKPASGKSGWRRLAAIEGGQSAKLPELLQAMSVPLLATLPAVRHRRWRREDAEARSVFQSKAYLVDVLDKPNAAFAKAIHAVRAAFEGQSGSDGPRRILVVGLRPHAGASTLALNLALDAAGEGQPAMLVDAGLGEVSLTHVYAPEARLGLHDVVTGAARVVRTALQDEGTGLFFLPRAGRVDLVTAEQIGRDFLGATRRFSPIVIDGGTVGGDALSQGFADAVDDIILVVREGGIAAGDLEQAETALGENASKIRGFVVNEAL, from the coding sequence ATGTTCACCACCGAGACCGCCAAGGCCGAGCGGAGTCCCGATCAGGAGCGTCGCGCTCCCGCGGCGACGCGCGCCGACGATGCGCCCGGCCAGCCCGCGCCGCTTTCCCGCCTGACCGATCCGGCCTGGCTGATCTCGACGCTGTGGCGGCGCAAGGGGCTGATCCTGCTCTGCGCCATCCTCGGCATCGGGCTGGCCGGCCTCGCCAGCCTTCTGATCACGCCGAAATATGTTTCGACCGCACAGCTCTTCATCGACCCGCGCGACCTGCGCGTGCTGCAGAACGAGGTTTCTCCCAACGCCGTCAGCGGCGATCCGACCTCGATCACGGGCTATCTGGAAAGTCAGGCGCGCGTCATCGCGTCCGACAGCATCAAATCGCTCGTGGTCGATAGCGAGAAACTGGATACCGATATCGAGTTCGGCGGCCAGGCGCCCAAGACCGGTCTCGCCCGCCTGATCGCCGACCTGTTGCCGAGCAGCGGGGCTCCCCCGCATGACGGCAAGCTCTATGCGCTGGCGGCGCTGGACAAGAACGTCGCGGTGCGGCGCGGCGAGCGGACCTTCGTCATCGACATCGCGGTGACGTCGCGCGAGGCGACCAAGGCCGCCCGCATCGCCAATGCGCTGGCCAATTCCTATCTCGAAAACCAGGCCACGGTCCGTGCCGACGCCGCCCAGCGCGCCACCAGCGCGCTGACCAGCCGCCTCGAAGAACTGCGCAACCGGCTGCGCATCGCCGAAGAGAAGGCCGAAAAATACAAGGAAGCCAACAACATCGTCGGTGTCGGCGGAAAGTCGATCGGCGAGGAGCAGCTGGCACTGAACAACGCCCAGCTCGTGGCCCTACGAACCCGGCTGACCGAGGCTAAGGCCAAATACGACCAGACGCTGGCCACCCGCCCCTCCAGCATCGAGGCCGGCGCGGTGCCCGAGGCCGTCGCCTCCAACACCATGACGGCGCTGCGCTCGCAGCTCGGCGCGGCGCTGAACAAGGAGGCCGACCTGCTCGCCTCGCTGGGTTCGCGTCACCCGTCGCTTGCCGCGGCGCAGGCCCAGGTACGCGACGCCCGGCGTCAGATCGCCGAGGAGCTCTCGCGCATTGCCCGCGCCGCCAAGACCGAATTTGACCGCGCCGCCGAGGCCGAGCGTCAGATCACGCAGCGGGTCGATCAGCTGACCCGGGCGCATTATGCGGCCGGCCGCGCCTCGGTCGAGCTGCGCGAGCTGGAGCGCGAGGTCGAATCCTCCCGCGTCGTCTATGACGCCTTCCTGCGCCGCGCCCGCGAGACCGGCGAACTTGCCGGCATCGATACCACCAATGCCCGTATCATCAGCGCCGCCATGCCGCCGCTGGAGAAGAGCGGCATCACCCGGCGCACCGTCGCCCTGATGGGCGGTTTTGCCGGCGGGGGCACCGGCGCCGCTATCGCTATCGGGCTGGCGCTGCTGGCCGCCACGCCGGCGCGCACACCGGCCGAGCCGGAGACAAGAACCTACACCGGAGGCTTTCGGCTGTGGCGGCGGCGCAAAACGCCTGCCACCGTCACCGAGGCCGCCGTGAGCGAAATACCGGCCGCTGCGCCAGCGAGCAGCCCTACCCCGGAGGCGGTCATCGTGCCGCCGGTCATGCCCGCAGACCCGCCGATGCCCAAGCCCGCCAGCGGCAAATCCGGCTGGCGGCGCTTGGCCGCGATCGAGGGCGGGCAATCGGCCAAGCTTCCGGAATTGCTTCAGGCTATGTCGGTCCCGCTGCTCGCGACGCTGCCGGCCGTGCGGCACCGGCGCTGGCGGCGCGAGGATGCCGAGGCGCGCTCGGTCTTCCAGTCCAAGGCGTACCTCGTCGATGTGCTGGACAAACCCAACGCCGCCTTTGCCAAGGCTATCCATGCCGTGCGTGCGGCATTCGAGGGCCAGTCTGGTTCCGATGGGCCTCGCCGTATCCTGGTCGTGGGCCTGCGGCCGCACGCCGGCGCCTCGACTCTGGCGCTCAACCTTGCGCTCGATGCCGCCGGCGAGGGGCAGCCGGCGATGCTGGTCGATGCGGGCCTGGGCGAGGTCAGCCTGACCCATGTCTATGCGCCCGAGGCGCGGCTCGGCCTGCATGACGTCGTCACGGGGGCAGCCCGCGTGGTGCGGACGGCTCTGCAGGACGAAGGCACCGGCCTGTTCTTCCTGCCGCGGGCTGGCCGCGTCGATCTGGTCACGGCCGAGCAGATCGGGCGAGATTTCCTCGGCGCGACGCGCCGCTTCAGCCCGATCGTGATCGACGGCGGAACGGTCGGCGGCGACGCCCTCTCGCAAGGTTTCGCGGACGCCGTCGACGACATCATCCTGGTCGTGCGCGAAGGCGGGATCGCCGCCGGCGACCTCGAACAGGCCGAGACGGCGCTGGGCGAGAATGCCAGCAAGATCCGCGGCTTCGTCGTCAACGAAGCGTTATGA